The genomic region GGCTCCACACACATGGCATGTCTGCTGCGGACCAGGAAAAAACATCCAAATTCTTCCTCAAGCATcacatcaatatatttttttcttcttcttccaacATTGAAGAAATTTTTACAGTCCTTTCTtcactataaaaaaaatagttgcaGAGACTCAGTGTGTTAACGACATTAGGTTTTTTACTTCTATGCTCATCTCTTACATCCAAACTATTTAAATCAAGAACCTGACTTGTCAATTCAGGTCTTTGTGAACTTTGCCCTTCGACCACAGGCTTTCTTGCTTGCTTGACAGACAACATATGACCTTACCTTGTAGTCCACTGATCTGATCGCAAGAATCCAACCCCAATCTTTGTCAGAAACTTGATTTTCATATAGAATGTTGCGACCACCATCTTTTTAATCTTCATTATTGGCTTTCCAAAGATGGCGTTATATGCCATTGGGTGGTCTACCACGTGGAATCGAAAATATTACATGGTTGTGTGCTCATCATCCCTAAGGTGATTGGTAAGGTGATTGAGCCTCTCACCTCAACAGGGTGACTCATGAAACCGTACAACAGACTAGACTTGGACAACATATGTTTCTTTAGCCTCATCTTTTGATATGCGCCCCTATACAACACTTCTACTGTACTCCCGCTATCTACTGGTATTCTTTTGACCTCAAAACTCGCGACTGTTACCGATACCACCATCGGATCATTACCTTATTCATTATGGACAGGTTCTTTATCGTCACTACCAAATTTCACACTCCACTTCTCTTACTGTCGTGGCCTCTTAGGAGTGCTAACGGAAATTACACTTCACATGTATGCCCTCATATTTGTATTGAAACTTGTCCAATCCTCGTCTATACCTACAATCACATGGATGGTACCTCTAACTTTTTGCTTACCCTTGGGATATTTGCTCAAGCTCTGACCCTGCTGCAAACCTCTCTGATTTACGAACTCAGCGAGCTTATCATTTCAGACCGCCTTTTCTATATATCTTTCAGCGTGAAACAATCCTCGGTCTTGTGCCCCATGTCGTCGTGGAAAATACACCGATCCCTCGAGTTTATGCTTCTCCCAATGCTCCTCATCGGGGGTGGCATGGGTAGGATCCCAAAGCTCTTAACTTGAGTGAGAATGTAGCAAGTAGCATTTAATGGGGTGTAAGCTTCAAACCTTCCCCGAGGAACATATCTTCTGGTGTGGTTTTGCTAATATTTCAAGGGATCCCTGAGTGTGTCACCATGAGCCTGACTCTTTTGTGGCATGTCATTTCTTACTCGCAGTGATTGGCTAGGGGGCTCTGTTTGCTGCGAGGTCCTTCCTTGTTTCTGAACTGTCTGTCTTCTCTCTGAAAGGTGGCACACGATACTCTTTTGATTTCCTCTGCTTCTGTAAACTTGTGGGCTCACTCGTAAAGGTCAGCCAAACTCTGCGGTCTGTTATCTATGAAGGAATATTGTACGTAGTCATTCTGTACTCTCATGATAAAGGCATCTATGGCCCATTAGTTCTCCAAGTTTTTGGTGTTTAGGGTCACCGCATGGAACCTCTTCACATATTCCTAAAGGGACTCGCCCTCTCTTTGTTTCATGGACATGAGTCCCATAGGCGTATTCATGATCGTTCTGTGGGCTCTGAATCTACCCAAGAACATCTGTCCCAATTGCAAGAAGTTTTAAACTGAATCTTATGGAAATGATAGGTACCAATCTTTGGCATTCCCTTTGAGTGTTGTGGAAAAGGCTTTGCACTTCACTGCATCTGATGTTCCCAGCACATTCATGTAGTCATTGTACTGCATCAGAAGAGCTCAAGGGTCCCTTCTTCCCTCGAACATATCTTTCGGGACATTGAAGTCACATGGTAAGTTCAACGTTGCGATTTTAGAGCTAAATGGGTTATTGGAACAAAATAGTCAATCTCTGTCCTGCGATTCAGAGTGTAACATCCATACATCTCTACACAACTCGTCCATcttatttttctattctttgTTTTGCGTGCTTAGGGCCTCATCCTACGTGTTTACATTATCCTAAAAATTAGAGTTATCAAAATGCACATTTCTTCACAGCTCCTGTTGAAAAGCTTGTTATTGCCTGAACCGCGCCTCCTGAACGGCCATCTGTTCCATCATAAACCTCATTTGCTCCTAAAGGGCTAGAAATTACTACGGGGGTACCTCTTGGATGAGATGGAGTGGCAACCCCTGATCGATAGAGGTATTCAAGTCCAAAGGGTTAGAAGCTCCCCAATAGACCGTATTGTCAAGATTTTCTGATCTATAAGTGAACCACCCGGCAAATAAGTTTGTTTTATTGTACTGGTCACTGGAACTTGACGCTTCGGCCTATCCTAACGAAGAGTTGAAGGGGAAATTTTCACTCGAGTAAGCCATTTgctttgaaaactaaaaaaagctTAATCATATTCGAAAAAATCTAAAGATCGCGTGTTCAATCCACGTTCACCGCACCATTTGTTGAGTAATATTTTTTCGTATGTTATTGATATGAGTGTTCAGGTATTTATACATATTGTTACAGATGCCATTACAGCTCATGATAGGGCCTCACTATTTTGTCTTGACTTCGTTGCCTCTAGTACTGACATTCCCTGTCTCTAGTGCTGACATTCTCTGCGAACTCCAGGTCTGCTAGGTACATGTCTACAGAGCATGCGGTCATTTCTGTTCCTGGGACTAACATTTTGGGCGGGCTCCGTACTTGCTGGACATGTGTTTGGGTGGCCTGCGGAGCACGCGGTCCTTTCTGTGAGCTCATTGGGTGTATATCAGCTGAGACTGTAGCCATCCCTGGGTTCTTGCGAGCTAGATCTGCGGCCTTGCCTTGCGAGCTGGATCCTCTAAGTCCGCAAGCTCGCTTTGATGTCCTTTCGTGGTTTGCCTCGCACTCAATCTTTTGGTGAGACCTATCCGGGTCACGGGTCGAGACAGATCCTTTCTAGGACTCGGGTCAGTGATTactaatgtataaaaaatagGACATGCTCAGTACATTTACCTATACTTAGAGGTGTTCATGAGCCAAGCTAGACCCATGCATggtattaataatatatatgatattaatagaACCCCTGATTGAATTGATGTTACGGTTTAACTGCATTCCAACTCGGTTAGGAAATTATTACTATcccttttattaaatgattattattttgatggtcTTTTTAcgttttcatacttttatatggtttttaaataaaagaagtaaaaattaacatgtcTAGGGATTTAACCTGtgtttaataaaagttataaacaatttttttactgttacaccaataataaataaattttaataaaaaagttaactTCTAACATAAAATGTTTTCTCTCACCAAATTTGTGTATTGATACttatatactatttattaaaCCTTTTACTAAGTTGGTGTTTCCCATCAATCGGGTCCCAACTCAGTTAGGGAATAACCAAAAAACCGTTGTATTTGCGAAGTTATATGATAATGTGagtgtttttgtctttttatatttttataaatcaatacaaaattatccttaatAAGATTTGAACTAAGAACACAatgcatataaaatatttttatttaccatttgaactaaagcaatttttaattttatttgaaacttCAATAACTTATATCGTGttctaaattttcatatatttgtgtATCTATCTATGTACTTACtatttattaagtgttttattgAGTTGTTACCTCAACTGGTTCACCAACTTGGTTAGGAAATTACGTAAATACTcttctataattaaaataagtttatattatttgagggtaatttaatcttttaagcAATCAACCCAAGCCCTTTTAAGTTCATCTATATTATTTGTTCTATAtatatttccatttaaatttctaaacataaacaatttagaagattataaaatagaaaatcatttaatacaccgccaaagtgaaaaaaattcaCAAGCAGATTAAGGGTTTGACAAATGTATTATAAGATGtagtaaaaataagataaaaattaattatataaataaatgtgatacTTTTTATAACCTGTAGAATCTAAAAACCCCACcaacaatttatcaaataattacccATATAAAATATCCTCCAAATAAACACaacacattataaaataaaaggataaaataacACATTACAAACATGACTTCAAATCTTAGAGTCTAGAGTCCAATCCCTATCCATACTTCAAATCTGTCTTATTTTTTAGacaatatttttactttaaatctaTCTCATCTTTTagacttaatatttttacttcaaatctgtctcattttttaaatttaatattttttgttcaaGCTTCGAGCTTGGACGAGCAACCTACAAAAGAACAAGTTGATACTGAAAGTCATCCCTATGCTTttgtttccttttcctttttataagaGGTTTTTAAGCTCTGTTAATGGCTCTTCCAGATAATAGCAAGGCCAACAAGCAAATTCATCAGCCCATTTCAGACAAAGGAAGTTGACATGGATATTCTTGTACCCCTGCACATGAtgtattttagaaaatttcaagaaaCACACTGATGTTAACCGGGTCGATAACTAGCAATCGTCAATGTAAATTCACCAACATGAAAAAAAAGCACATCATTGACTCAAGTCACTAACATTGAAACCTCTATTAATAGCATAATCTATGAAGCTATAGAGTGGCGCCACACAGTCACCATACTTTTCAAAGCCATCCAATTCGTTCTTAGCCTTGCTTCGAAGCTCTTCCATAATCTCCATCGACTTCTCGATCCCATACAACCTCACATAACCTTTACCTTTCTTTTCCTGCCCCTCGGTTCCTTCTTTTTCTGTCGATTTTGACAGCAAAACATCATTCACCACTTCATACAATACACCCACAGCTCTCCCGTACCTCCTCAACCTTTCTATCTCGTCATCTTTGGCACCAGCCAACAATCCCCCACACACCGCAGAGCATTCACCCATTGCACCGTATTTTTTCTCTTGGATAAAATCAACAGTGTTGCCGCCTTTAAGGTCTAGGAACTGCCCAGCAGCCATGCCAGAAGACCCCACAGTGCGTGCTATCTCAGCAATCACACGCAAGAGCCGGGATTCAGGAACAAGCTCAGGAGGCGTATGCATGACAATATGGTGGAAGCCAAGAGGGAAGAGTGCATCACCAGCAAGGATTGCCATGTCATCACCAAAGACCTTATGGTTCGAAGGTTGGCCTCTGCGTTCTAGAGCATCATCCATGCAAGGAAGGTCATCATGAATTAGTGAAGCAGCATGAACctgtaaaaatgaaaaaagttcAGTTCTAACCTGCACTTATGATCATCTGGTACTGATTTAAACTACATACAGACAACATAAAAGACAACTTCAGTTTAAATAGAACAACTTGCAGACGTCTCTTTGATTACAGGGCTCTGATTTAGCAACAAAGAATACTACATATTAAAACTAACTTCCATGGCCAGTGAATCTTCAAGAGTGTTCTAACAAAGCAATGAATTGTCTTTCTTGTATTTCTGAATTAAGTTTCTTACTCAGTTTAGGCAAATGATATTGCGCAAATATAATCCCAGCAATCTTCAGAAAAAAGATAACTCCTCCTACTTCAATGTCAAACAGTGATTCtggttataaatatgataaaatccTGATCCatttgtttatcaattataacCAAGATTGAATTCAGTGAACCACAAATTCAAAAGCATACTGCACCAGGGTTATATTCTCATTCCATTTGAGATTTTATGTCAATTTGAACATTGATATAATCATTcaaaaacaatccaaaaacCATTCGGGAAAAGGTTACCTTTTCTCATAATCAACATTAATTCTAGTTTTTGattctctaaaaattaaactccaTGAAGAAAGTAACCAATACTTGATATTACATGCTGCAGCTACTAGAGCTTCATAAAGGGAagattcttaaaaatttatagaattAACACTAGAATAAAGTAATCCAACCAAAGTTTTATACCATATTCCTTAAAGCAGATACCTAAGCGTGGTTACTAAAGAAGAATCAGATCAAATCATGTGAATAGAGAGGAAATTGGATAAATGGGAAAAGAGGAGGCAACCATTTCAAGAGCACAAGCAGTAGGAAAAGCAGCGAGTCGATTATCCCCAAAGATTTCATAGGCAGCCACACACATAACAGGAGGGGCTCGCTTAGCACCCTTTGCAAGAACAGAGTACCTCATAGCTTCATAGATCTGATCTGGGTATTTCACTGGGATTGCTTCTTCAAGCTTTTGAGTGATTTCTGCATAAAGGGTAGCCCAGTAAGCCTTTAAATCGAATTGGGTCAAATTTGATTGACTTGAAATTGATACAGATGGTGACGATAGGCATCGAATTTGGATGTGAATATTCTTGGGTTTCCTGGTAAGGTAGAGATTTGGAACTGATGTTAACACCGTTGAGAAAACCatcctttctctctctctctctctttttccttttcccagTACAAATTGATTGTAGAATTTTTCCCTTTATATGAACTAAACTTATTTTGTTAGGTCAGTCTCAACTATGACATACGAAGCCATTTCCTCCATTAAAGCCATTTATTAGTGCAACTCAAAAGGATAGTGTTTAtgatcaaagaaaaagaaaaaaataataggCACTCACAATGAGTACAGAAGTTGGAAGGATAGTCACATATTTCCAATATGTACAATCTTCacattataattttaagggCTTTTGCCAGAAAATGGATCATGTCCATGTCAATTTTATCTTCGACCTATAAGGGTAAGCATTTGGTcgaattgaataatttttttttgaagtaatCGAGttggtaaatattattttatcatcttaattagatttaaaattttctcgaatcgaatcgagtcgagtgagataaaattaaaatcgaatatatttgttcgagttaaattaaaaaaaataaatttagatatttgTAACCACTGTTACTCACCGtcatcaaatttgttattaaattacatCTCctcatgatttatttattaattttttatatatgagtTAGCCTCTTTGCTTgtttagttgtttcaattatcttttgATTGTTGTcactatatattttgaaattaaaaatatattaaatataaaaatgtaattttttattaaaatttatcttaaagataaaatgtgaaattgataccaatataaaattttaacatgaatattttatgacatcattaataattcaattttaatataaatttataaaaatttaatatgattaaacaattcaataatataaatagtataaaatatgaaatttaatttaataatataaatagcatatataaattaaaaatttgacagagatataaataaaattattatttagatttagagattttttgaatgatattttatttaagggtaaaaggtgaaaagtaaataattcaaaaattaaactcgattcaaattgaaattcaaaaaataattcaagtttactcgaataactcgattcttttaactcgaaatttgaagaaaaaaaattaaaattttcaagtcgAATCAAGATTTGCTCACTCTTATTGACCCACACTATATTTTTTGGGGTTTATTATCGGCATAAATAGGATTCCATTATAAtcgatatatttttttattggatAAGTTAGCGTCTTTTGTTGATTTAGTAAGTTAAGTGAATTGATAGTTAAATTAGCTATATATGCCAAAAAAATGTTTATTGGTCAAATagattgattttttgaaaatttaaggaAATCAGTCATTTTTGGAGAGAGTGTGTGAAAGTGTATCCAATTGGGTGCGCTTTCTGTACAGCTGGCAGGAAAGCGCGCCCAACTAGACACGTTTTTTCTTTAAGTAgcaattttttactttttttaaatataattagtttGTTTGGTTGGATAGTTAAatgttagttattttattttttagtatcaGGTTCAATTCATCTCCCACTCACATTAGTacttttctatttcatgttattttaagcttttttaatttttaattaatatttttaacttctttagttaaataattaaataataatttcattcttaAGACCTGTATGGATATAACACACCAATTCGTTATGTATAGATGATGAGATTCCATTGATATAGAGCCAATTCCAATAGACTTATTGGAGGGTCCCATTAGCGTGCATCCAATAGGAATTGAATCTACGAATTCGCCAATTATGAGTTGGGCGCTTTAACCATTTAGCCACGGATGCTTAGCGGGGATCCGTGTACATGGTGAATAACCAGATTCcaattgaaatgaaatcttTAGGATAAATCAGTGCAATTTAGAAGGAATCAATGAAAGGACATCAATTCAAATACTAGATTTTCGAATTGAGAGAGATCAAGAATTCTCACTATTTCTTAGATCCATGGACCCAATTCAATTCAGTGGGATCTTTCACTCACATTTTTTCCaccaaaaacattttataaaactcTTGGACTCCCTAATTTGGAGTACCCTACTTTTACAATGGTAAAATGGTTTTATTGATATTAggtttgataaatattaatgCAATGAATTGTTCAAGGCCAATCATAATTAGCTTATCAGAACAGAACgaaattcatttatttgattaattcatGTACCTTAGCAATTCAACATAGATCCCATCTATTTTATCGAAACATGTGATGAAGAGATTTGTTTTGTCCATTGAACCCAATTTTTAGAAACATACACACTTACAATTTTCGATAACTTCTTGTTGCCTCTTCCAAAAATTCCCGATTGTTCAATTCTCATTTTCTAaatacatttgtaatttttattttatgttgtttcaagctattttttatttttaattaataaatttattattttcaatttttttaattcatctttttaaatatttttaattaataactcttttattcataaaatcaaataataaatatgtaattatataataatatatatatatatatatatatattacatatatcattatgttaaaatatttgaaattaacaactcctttatatataatataaacatcaactaattttttgatattttttctttatatataatatttatatgtcaaatatttatattctcCACATGTATTGTGGGTATggtgatttctaatattataaaatgaaataattatttcaaatataaatattatttttatatgtaaaatatttaaaatatcattgtttTTCATCTACATTATGggtatgatatttcaaatatttttataagtgaaatatttcaattaattgtttcaaatataattatatttatatgtgaaatattttaaatacacataaaaaaatatattatatgcaatatttatttttgaaaaaaattcataacatttttCTTTGTATTGCTTAACTTTGTCTTTACTTAGTTTTCCTGATAAGTGGCACGTTCTTTCGTCTAGCAAAGTCTAGGGTTACAACTGTGTTTTTCCAATATGTGTTTATCGCTCTTTTCTTTGCTGATAGTAAAGTTTACACTTTTGAGAAAGTTTTTTTGTACAAGTGCGATTACACTAAACTTCTTCTGTAAAGAATCCAAGATTCCTCGATTGCAATCCAATATGCATTAATCTAGTTTTAGCGGGTTGAGATGGCGTTAGTGGACAATGATTTAGCAAACCTGAGTCTTgatgaggaagaagatgaagggcTACAATTTGCAATAGAGGAAGGATCGCAACAACCACTATATGATTTATGCTTAGTCGGATGTGTTCTCACAGAAAGTGTGGTTAATTTTTTGGCTATGAAGAACACGATGGCTAATTTATGGCATCTGTTGGGGGAAATTCAAATCTCTGAACTTGGAGAAAAATGGAACCTGTTCAGATTTTCTATGAGGTTGACTTAGAGCGGGTGATAAGTGGAACATCTTGGACTTTTAATAATCATCTTCTCATCCTTTAGAAACTAAAAAATAGTGAGGATTCGAGTTTTGTTTC from Gossypium raimondii isolate GPD5lz chromosome 1, ASM2569854v1, whole genome shotgun sequence harbors:
- the LOC105785947 gene encoding heterodimeric geranylgeranyl pyrophosphate synthase small subunit, chloroplastic codes for the protein MVFSTVLTSVPNLYLTRKPKNIHIQIRCLSSPSVSISSQSNLTQFDLKAYWATLYAEITQKLEEAIPVKYPDQIYEAMRYSVLAKGAKRAPPVMCVAAYEIFGDNRLAAFPTACALEMVHAASLIHDDLPCMDDALERRGQPSNHKVFGDDMAILAGDALFPLGFHHIVMHTPPELVPESRLLRVIAEIARTVGSSGMAAGQFLDLKGGNTVDFIQEKKYGAMGECSAVCGGLLAGAKDDEIERLRRYGRAVGVLYEVVNDVLLSKSTEKEGTEGQEKKGKGYVRLYGIEKSMEIMEELRSKAKNELDGFEKYGDCVAPLYSFIDYAINRGFNVSDLSQ